A segment of the Pseudoalteromonas piscicida genome:
TAAAAATCACATTAGGCGATAAGGTCAACGATCAGCAACTTGTACTATCTGGCCTGCGTGGTGGTGAATTTATTGCTGCTGAAGGGGCATTCAAGCTACAAGAAAACTTACTGGTTTATACCGATCAGGTTGCTGCTGTTGATGGCAATAACGGAGGCCAGTAATGAGCGCATTACACGAAAATAAGCCGTCTATCATGGATATTTTTGTTAACCGGCCGGTACTGGCGATCGTGGTGTCATTGCTTATTGTGCTAGCGGGCTTTAATGCCGCCCGAGATATATCGGTGCAGCAATATCCAAAGATAGAAAGTGCCTCACTGGTGATCAACACCGTCTATACGGGCGCAGCCGCAGACGTCGTTAAAGGCTATGTTACCGAACCTATCGAGCGAGTCGCTTCTACTGTTCCGGGTGTCGACTATGTAGACTCAATAACTACCTCGGGACTTAGCAAAGTCACCGCTTGGCTTGAACTTAATCACAGTACCACCGACGCCTTGGCTGAGCTGACTACCCGTTTAAACCAGATTAAGTTTGAGTTACCCAGCGGAGCAGAAGATCCAGCCATTCAAATCGTACGTGCCGATAGCCCGTATGCAGTATTCTATCTCGATGTAGAATCTCAAGGTCTGCCACGTAATAACGTGAGCGATTATTTGATCCGTAATGTTGTCCCTTCTATGTCTGATATTCCCGGTGTACAAAAAGTGACACTGGAAGGTGGCCGCGATCCAGCAATGCGAATTTGGCTTGATACCGAAAAACTCGCTATCTATGGCGTAAGTGCTAGCGATGTATTTGCCGCGCTACAAGCAAACAACACCATTGCCACCTTAGGTTACAGTGAAAATAACAGACAACGCATCGACTTGATGGCCAATACCTCGTTAAAAACGGTAGCTGATTTTAACAACCTAGTGGTAAAAGAAATCGATGGCACGCAACTCAAGCTTGGTAACATCGCCACGGTAGAACTCGGTGAGGCCGAAGGCATGGTAACCGCACGCCTTGATGACCACGATACGGTATTCTTAGCGGTGTGGGCATTACCGGGTGCCAATGAAATCGATATTGGTGATGCCCTGTATAAAAAGATTGATGAGATTAATACCATCTTACCCGACGGCATGCATTTAAGAATTGGCTACGATGGCACGCTTTATATGCGTGATTCCATAAAAGAAATCTTCACCACACTTGGGGAAACCGTCCTACTCGTGGGAATTGTTGTACTCGCCATGATGGGCTCGTTTAGAACCGCTATGGTGCCGCTGGTGACCATTCCTATCTCGATTTTAGGCGCAATCGCGGTGATCTCAGCAATGGGCTTTTCACTCAACTTACTGACTATTTTGGCTATTGTGCTTTCTGTTGGTTTGGTAGTAGACGATGCAATCGTGGTGGTTGAAAACGTTGCGCGTCATATGCGCGAAGGCAAACCCAGATTACAAGCAGCGCTTATCAGTTCACGTCAATTACTCGTACCAATAATTGCCATGACGCTGACCCTTGCTGCGGTCTACGCGCCAATCGGATTTTTAACAGGTTTAACGGGATTCTTATTCAGAGAGTTCGCGTTCACCTTAGCCATTGCGGTATTAATCTCTGGACTGGTTGCTATTACCTTGTCGCCCATCATGAGTGCTTACGTTAACCCTGAAGGCGGTAAAGAAGGTAAATTAACGCAAAAGGTCAATGGCTATTTTGATCGATTACAAGCGTTCTACTTTCGTGCGCTCGATACCTTGTTTAAGTGGCGTCCACAGGTCTTTTTTGTCGCTATCGTGTTCTCTTTATTGTCGGTGCCGTTTTACCTGTTATCACAAAAAGAGTTAGCCCCCATCGAAGATCAAAGCAGTATTCAAGTCGTAGTGGAAGCACCACCTGAATCTTCTCAAGCTTATACTTCAGCGAAAATGAATGACACTGCCGAGGTCATGAACGCCACTGAAGGCGCTGAGTTTACTTGGCAGATTATTACGGCGGCAGCGGGTTTTGGTGGTGTAGAGCTTGCACCATTTGATGAGCGAGAAAACTCAGTACACGACTTACTATACGACCTATACGGTCGGTTAGGCAGCGTGACCGGGCTAAGTTTATTCCCTATTCTGCCAGCATCGCTTCCTACCGCAGGACAGTTTGACGTTGAGGTAGTATTCCGTGCCAGTGACGACCCAACCGCGATGAAGCAGTACGCTGATGAGATTATTCAACGGGCAACCGCCAGTGGCAGCTTTATGTTCGTCAATACCGACCTAAAAATCGACTTGCCGCAAGCCGAGCTTGAAATCGACCGAGAGCTGGTTGCTGACTTAGGTCTCAGCTTATCGTCGGTAAACGAGCAACTTAGTATTTATATGTCGAATAATTTTGCCAACTACTTCAACAAAGAAGGCAAAGCCTACCGCGTCATTCCCATTGTAGGCGATGGCGAAAGGTACAATCCTGAGAACATTCTTAATATGCAAGTAAGAACGGATGCTGGCGATCTTATTCCGATTTCAGCATTTGCTACTTTGCGCACCTTTACAAGCCCTAGAGTGCTTGGCTCATTCAATCAGCAAAACTCGTTTAGAATATTGGCAGGCACACTACCGCACATTACCAAAGAACAAGCGCTCACACAGGTTGAAGAAATTGCGGCAGATATCTTACCTAGTCATTACTCCATTGACTACGCAGGTGAATCAAGACAGTTAAGAAAAGAAGGCAACACCATGGTTGGCGTACTTTTATTTGCCATGATAGTGGTGTTTTTCTTACTGACGATCCAGTTCAACAGCTTTAGAGATCCGCTCGTGGTACTACTCGGCTGCGCACCACTGGCACTCGCAGGCGCATTGATGCTGCCATTTTTATCACTCACGACAGTCAACATTTACAGCCAAATCGGCCTAATCACGCTTATTGGTTTAATAGCCAAAAATGGCATCTTGATTGTTGAATTTGCGAACCATTTACAGCTTGAAGGTAAATCGAAATTTGAGGCGGTAAAAGGGGCAGCGGCCACACGTCTAAGACCTATACTGATGACTACAGGCGCAACCGTGCTTGGTCACTTCCCGTTGGTATTGGTAACCGGCGCAGGCGCAGAAGCGCGCAATAGCATAGGTATTATCTTAGTCGCAGGCATGCTCATTGGTACTTTCTTCACTTTGGTTGTCTTACCGCTGCTTTATGAAAAGCTAGCCAGCGATCACCGTGGCGAAGCCGAAACCATTGAAACCTACCCTGAAGCGCAGTTGGTAGGCAAAGTAAGTATGATGTGATAACTGACCAACAACCAAAAGGACACTAAGTGCCATACTTAGTGTCCTTTTTGATTGGTAAAACCTTTCTTTTGATAAGCCGGAATTTATTCCAATCTATAGCCGCTTTTGAGCGTGATTTGGGCTGTGAACAGACAATAAAGTTTGCCCGTTAGCGGCTTTTAAAACAATAGAGTTTGTCCTTACGTTTTTATACATCCCCGTATAGCAACTATTATTCTGTGTGAGCAAACCATAGAATCATAGTTGCAAATTACACATTGTTTTTTCCAGTTCACGTAACACAATGAATGGCCAATTTGGTGCACTATACACAGTTGTACTGGGGTTTTCGGGTAAACCGCCAAGGAGCTGAACGATGAATTTGTCTCATATTAGCATTCAACATTCCCTTTCAACGAGTAAAGAAAGCCATTTACACAAATAGTTGAACACTACCCTTCGGTGTACTATTTCACACAACTTTTAGACTGACGGGATGCTTGCAGAACGGCCTGCGGTATATCAGAGGCCATTCTTTTGTCTCGCTTGCGTTGCTGATAGTCTCTGAACGTATTGCTTTGTAATCCCATTAAGTCGCGAAACAGTTTTGTTGAGCCTTTACTACCTCCAGCAATCAATAGCCCGGTCATAACAAAACCAAATGGATGAGTACTAGGGGCATTTCGGATGGCCTGTAACAGGTCGATATCACAATAGTAAGTGGTGACGATTGACAGCACTGAGGCAATGAGTGGTTTGATGGTAAGCAGGTTGTCTGGTTTATCTTCCACCATGCCGATAAAAAGCGGGGACTCAAATAGTAATGCGAGCACTCTCTCCACCAACATAGATAGAATGATCACTATCATTAAACAACTGAAAATGAGGTCCCAGTTAATAGTTATCGAAGTCATAGCATTGTCTCAATTTACGCTCTAAGTAGTTGTTCAAGAATAGGAATATGTGCCAATCCTATTTGTTCACAGGCACTGAAAAATTGCGCTCTTTCCTCTTCGAGTGTACTTTTTAGGTTACTCAGGAAATGAAACAAGGCATTGTGAGCCGGAACGTTTTTGACACTTTCCCACCAAATTTTTCCGTAGCCTTCCAAGGGGCGGATACCACTACTGGCGACAACAAAGAAAAGGTAGTTAAGCGGCCCAAGAAGATCATACGACGAAGTATCGAGTTGCCAGTTGGGCCGCCTCATGAGGCTCGCAAGATCTGATGTCTGCCGATCATTTGGGTGGGCACTACCGGGATTGGCAAGATCCCGTATTGCTCTTCGTTGATTATCCTTGGCAATCAGGTCACCTATCAACCAAGTAAAATCTTCTGGCGGTGTCTGATAGGCGTAGTACCGGCAAGTCAGCCCAATAACATCACAAATGTGTTCATTAATACCCTGATGCTCCAGACCTTGTCTGAGCATACTGTCTTTCTCAAGCACTATATGGGTAAGTTCATGCACAATGACATCAATAGCAAATGCCATGTTATTTAAGCTGGTGTCACCTGAGCCAAGCACCAGGTAAGGCTTATCCCACATGGCAACATTGCTGAAAATGTCATAGTTAACTAAACATTTGACATCAACGTCCGTTGTATCGACATTCAATTCGGATTCGAAAAATGCCTCACCGTATTCAAGGCTCTCGTAAGCAAAGTTGACTTCGGCTGCTTGTGCCTTCGGCCAGCCTTTTTTGCGCCTCAATACCGCATCGCTGTATTGAGAGCTTTGATAAAGGTTGTAAATATTAATATCCAAGCAGCTTTATCCTAAGGCAATAGCGCCAGGCGTCGCTGATACTCCTCAACTTCAAGTTGGGCTTTACGCAAGTTTGCGTTTGCCGTGGCCAGTTCAGTGGCATCTTTGGCATTGCCAATTGCAATGGTTGCCAGCTCAACTTGCTTTTCCGCTTCAAACAATTTTACCTTCAGATCGAACTTGGCTTGTGTATTAGTCTCTTTCTCTGTCGCTGCGGTCGCAGCAGCCGCAGCCTTGGTGGCAGGGTCATATTTACCTTTGAGATAATCTTTCAGTGGGTCTTTTGATGCGCCTAAAATAGTGCCAAGTGCTTTGAAAAACTTATTGCCTTCTTTGACTTCTACGATTTCAGCAAAAAGCTCAAAATGGCCGCCGTATTTAGCGACTTCGCTTACTTTCTTTTTGACACGAGTTACTTTGTTTTCATGCTTTTCAAGAGAATCCATTTTGGGACCAATTGCCTTTAAGGCTGCAAAAGATTCGGCATTGCGTGTCGAAGTATCAGTAAGCTTGAGTAGTTTTTTCTCCGCTTCGCTTTCTTTGCCAGCCTGATTGACTACCAGCGAGTGTTTAAGGGTTTCTTCGGTTGAAAATTTAGCCTTTTTATAGGCGGTGTCATAGGTTACTATCGCGACATGAGATTCATCCTTCCAGGGGATATCCTGACACTTGATATTGGTGGCAAGATTCTTCAAATACGGATCGGTAACCTGATGGTTTTTTCGGACATCCGGATACAGATTATAGTGATAAGCGTCGAGACACAGTTCACGCTGCAAAGCATTGACTTCCGAGATGGAGGATTTTAAGTCTTCAATCAATTGACTTCTTTCGGTTTCGACACCTGGTAGTTTCATCCAGGGCGTCACAGTACCTTTTAATGTATCACTGTCGTAAATGGTGCCCAGTTGCAGATCACTAAGTTCAATTAACGACGTCGCAAAGGTATCACTATCCCCGGTGCCACTCGGTTTTCTAAAATCTAGGGCGATGACCATATCCTTAACATTCCCGCTGTTTGAACCGTGCAGATGTTTGGTCTTGAGTAAAAATATAGGGCGCAATCTAAACATCTTGCCGTCTGCTGATTTTTCCACAAACATTTCCATGAAAAATGCAGGTTCTGCGGTCAGACTATAGGCACCAAACTCTGCACTATATAAAGCATATTGGTTGGAAAAAGTCGTTGCGTTGGGATCGTTGTTGGGAATGAATAATGCCATACATGAGGTGGCTGGGTTGGAATCATAGCCGTCTAAACCAGTTTTAACCCGGTAAAAGTGTTTGTCGGTGTAAGCTGATAAAGACTTGGTCTTGTCTTCCCCGGCTTTTTGTACTGCACCGACTAAACTATCTACAGCCTGCTCGATAGCGGCAGGAACAAACAAGCCGAGGAATTCGCTAATGCCTTGCTTATCGGTTTTGAATTTGCATTGGGCTGAAAATTCTACCCTAGCTGTTACTGCTTTGGGTGAAAACTTTGTTGAGGCATACTTACTTCCAGTGGGTAAACTGTTATTTTCTTGGGGAGTTGATTCGCATCCGCTCAGTGCAACAATGCATGACAAAGCCACAATATTTACCAGTTTCATACTCATTCCTTTAACTTGGTCGCGTCTATTCGTTTATTTTAGCAGATCATTGTGATAAGGCTTGGAGAGATCTCATCGTATGTGAGATATTTTGGTCGGCAGTCCAAATTTCTACTTCATGATTGTCACTTTTTCGCTCATATCTGCCTGTCAGGTCGAGTCTAAACTGCCAACAGAGTATGTCAGATCGGATATGTCTATCCGTCTCTTTGTTCCTTTGTAAACCTGTAGTGGCATAGTTAATTTGGCCACCTGTAACTCCCCCAAAAAATGAAACAGTTTATAAGTAGAATTTTCCATTAACTAAAATAGGAAAATTTACGATGAGAAAAAGCAAGTTCACCGAAACCCAAATTGTCAGCATGATCAAAGAAGCTGAGTCAGGTATTCCTGTACCAGAAATCTGCCGCAAACATGGCATCGGCCAAAGTACATTTTACAAATGGCGTTCAAAATATGGCGGTATGGAAGCGTCTGATATTAAACGCCTCAAAGAGCTTGAAGAAGAAAACCGTAAGCTAAAAGATATGTTTGCAACGCTTAGCCTAAAGCACTCGATGCTTGAGGATATCATCGCAAAAAAGCTGTAAAAACAAGTAGGCGCAGAGCTTGGGTAGAGCATTTAAGAGCTCAATTTAACGTCAGCGTCGCATTTGCTTGTGAAGTGGCAGGGCTAAGCCGCTCAGTTTTTTATTACAAACATAAACGGCCGTTAGATGATGAAGTTATCGACGCATTACTTGCGCTGGTAGAGCGCCATCCTAGGTGGGGGCTGCCTAAGCTATTCAAAAGGCTTCGCAATAAAGGTAAGCCGTGGAATAAAAAGCGTGTTGAACGCGTTTACAACATGCTAAAACTAAACTTGAGACGTAAGGGAAAGCGCCGTGTTCCAACAAGAACACCTGAACCATTAAGTGCACCGACACAACATAATGAATCGTGGTCAATGGACTTTATGAGTGACGCATTAATCTATGGACATCGTTTTAGAACACTGAATGTGCTGGATGATTTCAACCGACAAGCACTGGCGATTGAGGTCGATACAAGCTTAACTTCTGAACGAGTTATTAGAACACTACAACAAATTATTGCTTGGCGAGGAAAACCAAAGCAGATTAGAGTGGATAATGGTCCAGAATTTACTTCAACGGCACTCGAAGATTGGGCAATAAAAAATGACATCAAGTTGGAATTTATAGAGCCAGGCAGTCCTTACCAGAATGGTTTTGTGGAAAGGTTTAACCGAAGTTATCGTGAAGAAGTGCTCGATTTATACTTGTTTGAGTCACTGCAAGAAGTACGTGAAATCACTGATGAGTGGTTAGATATTTATAATTATGAGCGACCACATGATTCACTTGGCGATATGACACCAATTGGCTATCTTGAGGCTGCATAAAATTCTACGAAATAGCTGTACTAAATTGGGTGGAGTTACAAAGTGGCTTCGCAAGGATGAGATCCATCATCTGCTTTCTGCGCCAAACTTTAACTACGGGTAGTTCTCTTTTCGACGACACACTAACTGAAGTTTTGGTCCCTAAAATAGTCGCTCGCCAACTAGACCCATCTGAAAGAGATAGATCTACAGCGACATCAGAGCTCTTTTTACCGACAAACGGCCAGAACTTGTGTCGGGCACTACCTAAGCTGTTATCACCTAAGGAGCTGCAATCACCATTAGCTAAAAAATCAATAGCGTCGCATATGGACGTTTTACCGGTACCATTATGTCCAAAAATCAGAGTAAAAGTTTTTTCGAAATTGAGCGTTAGAGGATTGGAAACACCCCGCAAACCCGAAATAGTTAACTTTTTGAGATTAAGCTTCGAGGTCATGATCTTCTCCCTCCTTGAAATGTGTATTTTCCAAGGCTGTAAGCCAGTCTTCCTCTTTAACCTTTCCAGATAAGACTAGCTTCTTTACAGATTTTACCTCAGCAGTACTGAGTAACTCCTCAGTCTCGACGGCTTTCATAATTAGCCCTAATAAAACTTCAGAATTACTCATTCAATCAAGTCCTTTTATATTGTTGAAATAAATCCTGGCAAATCTCTATTTTCCAAAACCTCATCGTGTGGAATCAACCAATATTCCCATGTCTTGCCACCGTGCTTAGCAAAGTATTTAGATGCATTGCTACACCAATTCTTAGCTGCTTCTGCCTTGGCATTCACAATGTGGTCTGAAATATCTTTACGTGCTTTGGTTTCAACCATAATTACTTTATCTTGTAACTCTGCTACAAAATCAGGCTGATACTCGCGTTGATTGACCCCATCTTTATAAAAAATCTGAAATTGGCCGCTGACTGGCTTAAACCATTTATCTGATTCACGGTCCAGAATCAAAGCGAAGGTGCGCTCAGTATCAGAATCAAACTTTTGCACATCGTATAAACACCGCTTGAAGCCACCGAAGAGCATTTTCTTAATTCGTCCTTTGTCTTGAACGGTGGCACGCACGTTGTGGATTTCTGTATCGCTCGTTGTATAAGCGGCATCCTTGAGGGGGACAAATCCAGCTGTCACGGTAACTTCGTAGGTACTGGCCTTTTCCCAATAGTGTTCAGCCATTTGTACGTGAATAGTGTCAGCGATTCGCTTTCCAAACCCAAAGAAAATATTATGAAGTTCATCTTCTGAATACTCACGAACATCACGGAAGTAACTTACTGCTTGAGTTGCCAAATCGTATACTAACTCGGCATGCTCGTCGTAAGACACGTCATCGTAATCAATCAGATGTTCTACGACGTAGTCTTCCAACCGCTGATATTTATGAGTCATCTGGCTAGAAAGACTGATTTGTTCATCCGTCTGTAAACTACGGATAATCAAGTCCCTGTTAGATGGTTGAAGATTTAACCCTCCCATATCTAACATAAAAGGTGTGTAGCCGTAAGTAACGTCTCCTGACGGTACCACCATAATTCTCGGGATATCAATAGTTTGCTCTATCACAAGCTGTGTGGTCTTATTGATCAAATCATGCAGATCAATCTTTTCATCTTCAATCAAAAGTGACTGTTGTTTGCCGCTTAGATGTTCTGACACAGCATTAAAAGCTTGCTGTTGAATTTCCTCACTTAGTAATGATTTGCTTGTAGGTGCTACATTTGGCTTGTTCTGATAACTTTGAAGCACGCGAAGCGCTGCCATAGCAGCTTCCTTTTCTGCTACACCTTTAAAAACTGTGTTAGCTTGTTCTTTTTCGCCATCAGAACCTTGCGGGACATTATTACTCCTCTTGATGTCATAATGATGGCCCGTGGCACTTTGTACCGACACACCAGAAACCAATGCTTCTAATTTAGAAATTACGGCAACACTATCTTTTGGTTGTTCGC
Coding sequences within it:
- a CDS encoding efflux RND transporter permease subunit, with the protein product MSALHENKPSIMDIFVNRPVLAIVVSLLIVLAGFNAARDISVQQYPKIESASLVINTVYTGAAADVVKGYVTEPIERVASTVPGVDYVDSITTSGLSKVTAWLELNHSTTDALAELTTRLNQIKFELPSGAEDPAIQIVRADSPYAVFYLDVESQGLPRNNVSDYLIRNVVPSMSDIPGVQKVTLEGGRDPAMRIWLDTEKLAIYGVSASDVFAALQANNTIATLGYSENNRQRIDLMANTSLKTVADFNNLVVKEIDGTQLKLGNIATVELGEAEGMVTARLDDHDTVFLAVWALPGANEIDIGDALYKKIDEINTILPDGMHLRIGYDGTLYMRDSIKEIFTTLGETVLLVGIVVLAMMGSFRTAMVPLVTIPISILGAIAVISAMGFSLNLLTILAIVLSVGLVVDDAIVVVENVARHMREGKPRLQAALISSRQLLVPIIAMTLTLAAVYAPIGFLTGLTGFLFREFAFTLAIAVLISGLVAITLSPIMSAYVNPEGGKEGKLTQKVNGYFDRLQAFYFRALDTLFKWRPQVFFVAIVFSLLSVPFYLLSQKELAPIEDQSSIQVVVEAPPESSQAYTSAKMNDTAEVMNATEGAEFTWQIITAAAGFGGVELAPFDERENSVHDLLYDLYGRLGSVTGLSLFPILPASLPTAGQFDVEVVFRASDDPTAMKQYADEIIQRATASGSFMFVNTDLKIDLPQAELEIDRELVADLGLSLSSVNEQLSIYMSNNFANYFNKEGKAYRVIPIVGDGERYNPENILNMQVRTDAGDLIPISAFATLRTFTSPRVLGSFNQQNSFRILAGTLPHITKEQALTQVEEIAADILPSHYSIDYAGESRQLRKEGNTMVGVLLFAMIVVFFLLTIQFNSFRDPLVVLLGCAPLALAGALMLPFLSLTTVNIYSQIGLITLIGLIAKNGILIVEFANHLQLEGKSKFEAVKGAAATRLRPILMTTGATVLGHFPLVLVTGAGAEARNSIGIILVAGMLIGTFFTLVVLPLLYEKLASDHRGEAETIETYPEAQLVGKVSMM
- a CDS encoding IS3 family transposase (programmed frameshift), translating into MRKSKFTETQIVSMIKEAESGIPVPEICRKHGIGQSTFYKWRSKYGGMEASDIKRLKELEEENRKLKDMFATLSLKHSMLEDIIGKKAVKTSRRRAWVEHLRAQFNVSVAFACEVAGLSRSVFYYKHKRPLDDEVIDALLALVERHPRWGLPKLFKRLRNKGKPWNKKRVERVYNMLKLNLRRKGKRRVPTRTPEPLSAPTQHNESWSMDFMSDALIYGHRFRTLNVLDDFNRQALAIEVDTSLTSERVIRTLQQIIAWRGKPKQIRVDNGPEFTSTALEDWAIKNDIKLEFIEPGSPYQNGFVERFNRSYREEVLDLYLFESLQEVREITDEWLDIYNYERPHDSLGDMTPIGYLEAA
- a CDS encoding AAA family ATPase; this translates as MTSKLNLKKLTISGLRGVSNPLTLNFEKTFTLIFGHNGTGKTSICDAIDFLANGDCSSLGDNSLGSARHKFWPFVGKKSSDVAVDLSLSDGSSWRATILGTKTSVSVSSKRELPVVKVWRRKQMMDLILAKPLCNSTQFSTAIS
- a CDS encoding M4 family metallopeptidase, which encodes MDINIYNLYQSSQYSDAVLRRKKGWPKAQAAEVNFAYESLEYGEAFFESELNVDTTDVDVKCLVNYDIFSNVAMWDKPYLVLGSGDTSLNNMAFAIDVIVHELTHIVLEKDSMLRQGLEHQGINEHICDVIGLTCRYYAYQTPPEDFTWLIGDLIAKDNQRRAIRDLANPGSAHPNDRQTSDLASLMRRPNWQLDTSSYDLLGPLNYLFFVVASSGIRPLEGYGKIWWESVKNVPAHNALFHFLSNLKSTLEEERAQFFSACEQIGLAHIPILEQLLRA